The sequence AGGCCTCGCCGGTGTACCGCGAGCTGCAGGAGACCAGCCGCCTGCTGCCTCATGTGAATCCGACGGAGTTTGCCCAGAGCGAGCGACTGGCCTTCTGGCTCAACCTCTACAACGTGCTGGCCATCCATGGGATCATCGCCCTGGAGATCCGCAAGTCCGTGATGGAGGTTCCCTCCTTTTTCCACCTGGTTGCCTACCGGGTTAGTGACTGGGTTTTCACTCTCGACGACATCGAGAACGGGGTGCTGCGCCGCAACCGCCCGCACCCGGCAATGAAGAACCTGATGTTCGACGCCGACGATCCGCGGATGAGCTGCTGCCCGCGCGAGGTCGACCCGCGCATCCACATGGCGCTCGTTTGCTGCGCCGCGAGTTGCCCGCCGGTGGCCTTCTATGAAGCCAGAAAAATCGACGCGCAGCTCGAAGCGGCCACCCGGAATTTCGTCGAATCCGAAATTCTCATTGACGACAAAAAGCGCGAACTCACCCTTCCACTGATCTTCCGCTACTACGAAGAGGATTTCGGCGGCTGGCAGGGA is a genomic window of Chrysiogenia bacterium containing:
- a CDS encoding DUF547 domain-containing protein, whose amino-acid sequence is MAKRLKKPRNSLLGTLNDFTDVVRHARSGGEIVRGLMPSGMLKRKILNEGDAAGPDASDIDQALRRLRNQLKGEFLDEGAVDYAGIKASPVYRELQETSRLLPHVNPTEFAQSERLAFWLNLYNVLAIHGIIALEIRKSVMEVPSFFHLVAYRVSDWVFTLDDIENGVLRRNRPHPAMKNLMFDADDPRMSCCPREVDPRIHMALVCCAASCPPVAFYEARKIDAQLEAATRNFVESEILIDDKKRELTLPLIFRYYEEDFGGWQG